A genome region from Deltaproteobacteria bacterium includes the following:
- a CDS encoding translocation/assembly module TamB domain-containing protein — translation MPESNTDMKKRPPRVRWLRWLFLSVIGVIIFIGLVWAGFQTRWAKDRLAGLVATATAGTDGYRVILQGVDGWLPFSILIDRVTLSDENGEWLEGRQVDISLNWAPLLAGILDVEWFRMEGLSISRLPETVEAFSEKEPVDQEPLSFSLPRVRVREIRIPRIDLAKAVVGEPLSYTLQSNARTGDRQMEISGLLQSLDHPNNALRLTAAYDLNTRRISTDLSYRESTGGLVTGLMGLPDAAGIVFRLKAEGPLSKVEGDLDLEIGGYGKAGMKVEAGIDDPVTLIVDGQVRAEHRMVPEKVTAALGGLRLDIRCRAAISSDKMFRITAFTAKAQSTAVSVEGTADLARGLMNLQATVSPVDISPFLQGSGLEYRAVGPVHLTAKGPFSQPEVTAAVPLGRLRIRDTALKEIILEARAAFETDHRGLKKSGASITIEEVEFPQVPALRGPLRVDIIAASPDFRKWDIENLQLTAPEIALSARDARIDTMSGDFSADLLTELNRLGALMPPKAGEIDGRLVILAKAEGNITTQQIKADLNMALTRLSGLPSMAAEVVGPEQTLNAHASMKEGILALEEAHMTGGHTDLKADGRLNMEKGTFDVNYHLLLKDLSKMAGTMGVRLSGEVETRGRMSGEFEDFAADMALSSERLQVNDLILKALRTQLKAEGLPGKPSGSFRVNGAALDQPFQLSAGFSWSDETLALSGAKAALPGIDLYADIGITPGTRNYTGTAGGTIRSLELLGAIAGIPAEGSGNFQLTAGDAAATLNADFKDLRYKDHGIALLRITAQMDDMATLRGRISMEATDAAVRDARLETVKLDVNGTLDKAAATLEAKGSVGSPEVGRDGSSDAPLSLFARLHMTHEDMWRFRLEKFDALYRELDVALAHPAIVTLQDQKLTLDGLQLHTAKGDLHAGVALTPETVQAFARITDLPLAMLAPVIGLDLIGTVSAKCDISGPLTDPAMHGEAHIRDYRIPRGEGKAPLLLKADLTVDRRGDRLEADLTLSGLDKSPFIARASLPVRLSLKPFDFKLDTTGDLDGRLQGHLDLAIFRGLPIMVDQTLRGEIDVDIGLGGSVEKWALNGGLTIQNGRFENPASGTILADINGRITADGRSLRLTRLTAIDGEKGTVALEGGITTEAPFPLDADLTFNQATLLRKKILTSSASGKVDVKGTPKRLDLTGNIVLDRTEVAIPKRLPPDVVEIPVTEINLPPGMSTGGAGPLPGSSLLFMDLSLQIPARFFVRGRGLDAEFQGQLTAQGPAYDPVIQGTLHVVRGTFQFLSRTFHITQGQIVFEGATPPNPFLNITTQVTAGQIDARVRVTGPADAFKMTLTSQPPLPQDEIMANILFGQSVAKLNAFQAYQLATAISQLSGGDMPDIAGRTRSLLHVDRLSISGGDDTNRSDGGPTISAGKYVSEDVYVGVEQELTDAKQDVIVEVDITPNFSVQSKAGTRSGAGIGFNWKFDY, via the coding sequence ATGCCTGAAAGCAACACAGACATGAAAAAACGTCCCCCGCGGGTGCGATGGCTGCGATGGCTCTTTCTGTCCGTTATCGGGGTGATCATCTTCATAGGTCTGGTCTGGGCCGGATTTCAGACCCGATGGGCCAAAGATCGTCTGGCCGGGCTGGTCGCCACTGCCACGGCCGGCACGGACGGCTACAGGGTGATCCTTCAGGGAGTGGACGGATGGCTCCCTTTTTCAATTCTAATCGACCGGGTAACCCTCTCGGACGAAAACGGGGAATGGCTGGAAGGACGGCAGGTGGATATCTCACTTAACTGGGCGCCCCTCCTCGCCGGAATATTGGATGTGGAGTGGTTTCGCATGGAAGGCCTTTCAATCTCCCGTCTCCCCGAAACCGTCGAAGCATTCTCTGAAAAGGAACCGGTCGACCAGGAGCCTCTCTCCTTCTCCCTCCCCCGAGTCAGGGTCCGTGAGATCCGTATCCCCCGCATCGATCTGGCCAAGGCGGTGGTTGGCGAACCTCTGTCCTACACCCTCCAGTCAAATGCCCGAACCGGCGACCGACAGATGGAGATCAGCGGCCTGCTCCAGAGTCTGGATCACCCGAACAACGCCCTGCGGCTGACGGCCGCATACGACCTTAACACCCGCCGGATCTCGACGGATCTGAGTTATCGCGAATCAACGGGCGGTCTGGTGACAGGGCTTATGGGACTGCCGGATGCCGCAGGGATCGTATTCCGGCTAAAGGCCGAGGGTCCCCTCTCCAAGGTTGAGGGAGATCTGGACCTGGAGATAGGCGGATACGGGAAGGCCGGCATGAAGGTGGAGGCAGGGATCGATGACCCGGTCACGCTGATCGTGGACGGACAGGTCCGGGCGGAGCATCGCATGGTGCCGGAAAAGGTGACAGCGGCTCTGGGAGGCCTGAGGTTAGACATCCGATGCCGCGCCGCAATTTCATCTGATAAGATGTTCCGCATAACCGCGTTCACGGCCAAGGCCCAGTCAACCGCCGTCTCGGTAGAAGGAACCGCAGACCTTGCCCGGGGTCTTATGAATCTGCAGGCAACGGTTTCGCCCGTGGATATCTCGCCGTTCCTTCAGGGGAGCGGCCTGGAGTATCGGGCCGTCGGTCCGGTGCATCTGACGGCAAAGGGGCCCTTCAGCCAACCGGAAGTCACTGCAGCGGTCCCCCTGGGGAGGCTCAGGATTCGGGACACGGCCCTGAAAGAGATAATTCTGGAGGCCCGGGCCGCTTTTGAAACAGATCACCGCGGTCTCAAGAAGAGCGGGGCTTCAATCACCATAGAGGAGGTGGAGTTCCCGCAAGTCCCTGCGCTTAGAGGCCCGCTTCGGGTGGACATCATCGCAGCAAGTCCGGATTTCAGAAAGTGGGATATTGAGAACCTTCAACTCACTGCGCCGGAAATCGCCTTGAGCGCCCGGGACGCCCGGATCGACACTATGAGCGGCGATTTCTCCGCCGACCTCCTCACCGAGTTGAATCGACTTGGTGCCCTGATGCCGCCGAAGGCCGGGGAGATAGACGGCCGATTGGTCATCCTCGCCAAGGCAGAGGGCAACATTACGACCCAACAGATCAAGGCCGATCTGAACATGGCCCTGACCCGTCTCTCAGGCCTTCCATCCATGGCTGCAGAGGTTGTGGGGCCGGAGCAGACGCTTAACGCCCATGCCTCGATGAAAGAAGGCATCCTTGCCCTGGAAGAGGCCCATATGACCGGAGGCCATACCGATCTGAAGGCAGACGGGCGGCTCAATATGGAGAAGGGAACCTTTGATGTCAACTACCATCTTCTTCTCAAGGATCTGTCCAAAATGGCCGGGACCATGGGGGTACGGCTTTCCGGAGAGGTGGAGACCCGAGGACGGATGTCAGGTGAATTCGAGGATTTTGCTGCCGACATGGCCCTTTCATCCGAAAGGCTTCAGGTGAACGACCTGATCCTGAAAGCGCTCCGTACGCAATTGAAGGCAGAAGGTCTCCCAGGGAAACCGTCCGGGTCATTTCGCGTGAACGGCGCGGCCCTGGATCAGCCGTTTCAACTAAGCGCCGGTTTTTCATGGTCAGACGAGACGCTCGCTCTTTCCGGGGCCAAGGCCGCCCTTCCGGGGATCGATCTATATGCGGATATCGGCATAACACCCGGGACAAGAAATTATACCGGGACGGCCGGAGGAACTATAAGGTCATTGGAACTTCTGGGTGCCATCGCCGGCATACCGGCAGAAGGGAGCGGCAATTTCCAACTTACGGCCGGTGACGCAGCCGCGACACTGAATGCGGACTTCAAAGATCTGCGTTACAAGGACCACGGAATCGCCTTGCTTCGGATCACGGCGCAGATGGACGATATGGCAACCCTTCGCGGCCGGATCAGCATGGAGGCGACGGATGCCGCGGTCAGAGATGCCCGGCTGGAGACCGTTAAACTGGACGTAAATGGAACCCTCGACAAGGCAGCGGCAACGTTGGAGGCCAAAGGCTCGGTCGGCAGTCCCGAGGTGGGGCGAGACGGTTCATCGGACGCCCCCCTCTCCCTCTTCGCCAGGCTCCACATGACCCATGAGGATATGTGGCGGTTTCGCCTGGAGAAGTTTGATGCCCTGTACAGGGAATTGGATGTCGCCCTTGCCCATCCGGCCATTGTTACCCTGCAGGACCAAAAACTTACCCTGGATGGCCTGCAGCTCCATACGGCAAAGGGCGATCTTCACGCCGGAGTGGCGCTCACCCCGGAGACGGTTCAGGCATTTGCGCGGATCACCGACCTGCCGCTCGCCATGTTGGCGCCTGTTATCGGCCTGGACCTGATCGGGACCGTTTCGGCAAAATGCGATATATCCGGCCCTTTGACCGATCCCGCGATGCATGGGGAGGCGCATATAAGGGACTACCGGATACCCCGTGGAGAGGGGAAGGCCCCGCTGCTCCTGAAGGCCGATCTCACGGTCGACCGCCGGGGAGACCGTCTTGAGGCGGACCTGACCCTTTCCGGTCTCGACAAGTCCCCGTTCATTGCCAGGGCAAGCCTGCCGGTGCGTCTTTCCCTCAAGCCCTTTGACTTTAAATTGGACACGACGGGCGACCTGGACGGCAGATTGCAGGGCCATCTGGATCTCGCAATATTTAGGGGATTGCCGATCATGGTCGATCAGACCCTCAGGGGGGAGATAGACGTGGACATCGGCCTGGGGGGCTCGGTGGAGAAGTGGGCATTGAACGGAGGCCTCACCATTCAGAACGGCCGCTTTGAAAACCCGGCGTCAGGCACTATCCTGGCCGATATCAACGGCCGTATCACTGCCGACGGCCGAAGCCTGCGATTGACCCGGCTGACGGCCATTGACGGAGAAAAGGGGACAGTGGCCCTTGAGGGCGGCATCACCACCGAGGCCCCTTTTCCCTTGGATGCCGATCTGACCTTCAACCAGGCAACCCTCCTGCGCAAAAAAATCCTGACGTCATCCGCCAGCGGGAAGGTGGATGTAAAGGGAACCCCCAAGCGCCTGGATCTGACCGGGAACATCGTTCTCGATCGCACGGAAGTGGCAATTCCCAAGAGACTGCCTCCCGACGTGGTGGAAATACCGGTCACCGAGATCAACCTCCCCCCAGGCATGTCCACAGGAGGGGCCGGGCCCCTTCCAGGTTCCAGTCTCCTGTTTATGGATCTTTCCCTCCAGATCCCGGCCAGGTTCTTTGTGCGGGGCCGCGGACTGGACGCTGAATTCCAGGGCCAATTGACGGCCCAGGGGCCTGCCTACGACCCTGTGATCCAGGGAACACTGCATGTGGTGCGCGGTACATTCCAGTTCCTGAGCCGCACCTTCCATATCACCCAAGGCCAGATAGTCTTTGAAGGCGCCACGCCGCCTAATCCGTTTCTGAACATCACCACTCAGGTGACTGCCGGACAGATCGACGCACGGGTGCGGGTTACCGGTCCGGCAGATGCCTTCAAGATGACCCTGACCTCCCAGCCCCCCCTGCCCCAGGACGAGATCATGGCAAACATCCTCTTCGGTCAATCCGTGGCAAAGCTGAATGCGTTTCAGGCCTATCAACTTGCCACCGCCATCAGTCAACTCTCGGGCGGAGATATGCCGGATATCGCGGGAAGGACGCGTAGTCTTCTCCATGTGGATCGTCTGAGCATCAGCGGGGGTGACGACACCAATAGATCCGACGGCGGACCCACAATATCGGCGGGGAAATACGTGAGTGAGGATGTCTATGTGGGCGTGGAGCAGGAACTTACCGACGCCAAACAGGATGTGATCGTGGAAGTGGACATTACCCCCAACTTTTCAGTGCAAAGCAAAGCAGGCACCCGTTCCGGTGCCGGGATCGGTTTCAACTGGAAATTTGATTACTGA
- a CDS encoding autotransporter assembly complex protein TamA: MKGGTIARIRGILILMLIFMAWLPPSQSGRAETVETRAGLPYVVNIRGAPAEPPDVERLLGEVSQTVQKKNDSPPSKALLQQRAQGDLPEMQKVLRSFGFFRGNVAMEIIPAESGYVPDPDNVQGAPGSVQPPPKPVTVLFRIDPGPRFSFWKPSISLAEDAPAKALSPPGPAEAGILDNAPYVAGKVVEAGNFILNYYRMNGYPFPQIVHREVVADFAANRVEVSFRVAPGPHALFGETRVTGLERLDPAYVRELIPWKPGDPYDSRLIDKARRTLFDTNLFGMVEFDTPEEVNETGRLSITLRFKERAPRTIRLGVEYTTDYGPGVSGTWTHRNLFGMAEKVTTGAIFNSRIRTAFAQFDKPMFLDRDNTFIAQSAFNDETTDAYDARSVDTSVILKRQFTKNFWAGGGVGFRYGRVRQESKDPYTSYHMAYLPLTATQDTREDLLNPTRGYELSLSMAPYQDVVNGDTRFFRYLLSGSTYYNFDSGDKVVAAVRTAFGQVFGISRDQMPADLRFYAGGGGSVRGYAYQLAGPVQGDVPLGGLSVLTFSLELRVKLTDSIGLVPFLDGGTAFLDRIPDFDSQDILYGAGLGLRYYTAIGPIRLDVAVPLNKRKGVDDSFQFYVSIGQSF, translated from the coding sequence ATGAAAGGCGGAACGATTGCCCGTATCAGGGGGATTCTCATCCTCATGCTTATTTTCATGGCCTGGCTACCCCCTTCCCAGTCCGGGAGGGCAGAGACCGTTGAGACCCGAGCCGGCCTCCCCTATGTGGTGAACATCCGCGGCGCTCCCGCAGAACCTCCTGATGTTGAAAGACTTCTTGGCGAGGTCTCCCAGACCGTTCAGAAAAAGAATGATTCTCCGCCGTCCAAGGCCCTGCTGCAACAGCGGGCCCAAGGCGATCTTCCGGAGATGCAGAAGGTCTTGCGGTCCTTCGGCTTTTTTCGTGGAAACGTGGCCATGGAGATCATACCCGCCGAATCCGGCTACGTGCCCGACCCCGATAACGTCCAGGGAGCACCTGGGTCTGTGCAGCCCCCGCCAAAACCGGTGACCGTTCTATTTCGCATCGATCCTGGTCCTCGATTTTCATTCTGGAAGCCGTCCATCTCCTTGGCCGAAGACGCCCCGGCAAAGGCCCTTTCCCCGCCGGGCCCGGCAGAGGCCGGCATCCTCGATAATGCGCCTTATGTCGCCGGAAAAGTGGTGGAAGCCGGAAACTTCATCCTCAACTACTACAGAATGAATGGGTATCCATTTCCGCAGATTGTCCATCGGGAGGTGGTGGCCGATTTTGCGGCAAACAGGGTGGAGGTCAGTTTCCGGGTGGCGCCGGGTCCCCATGCCCTGTTCGGAGAGACACGCGTCACGGGCCTTGAGCGGCTGGACCCCGCGTATGTGCGTGAGCTGATCCCCTGGAAGCCCGGGGACCCCTACGACAGCCGTCTCATCGACAAGGCCCGAAGGACCCTTTTTGACACCAATCTCTTCGGCATGGTTGAGTTCGATACCCCGGAAGAGGTCAATGAAACGGGCCGCCTGTCGATCACGCTCCGATTCAAGGAGCGCGCCCCGCGCACGATCCGCCTGGGGGTTGAATACACCACCGATTATGGGCCGGGGGTCAGCGGGACATGGACCCATCGGAACCTCTTCGGAATGGCCGAGAAAGTGACCACAGGGGCCATTTTCAACAGCAGGATCCGTACCGCCTTTGCCCAATTCGATAAACCGATGTTTCTGGACAGGGACAACACCTTTATCGCTCAAAGCGCATTTAACGACGAGACCACCGATGCCTATGACGCCAGGTCGGTGGATACATCGGTCATTCTGAAGCGGCAATTTACGAAGAACTTCTGGGCGGGCGGGGGTGTCGGTTTCCGCTATGGCCGGGTGAGGCAGGAAAGCAAGGATCCCTACACCTCTTACCACATGGCCTACCTTCCCCTCACGGCGACCCAAGATACCCGGGAGGATCTGCTCAACCCCACCCGCGGCTATGAACTCTCGCTCAGCATGGCCCCTTACCAGGATGTGGTAAATGGAGACACCCGGTTTTTTCGATATCTCCTGTCCGGAAGTACCTATTACAACTTCGATTCAGGGGACAAGGTGGTTGCTGCGGTCCGGACCGCCTTTGGCCAGGTCTTCGGCATCAGCCGCGATCAGATGCCCGCCGATCTCCGATTTTATGCAGGGGGTGGCGGTTCCGTCAGAGGCTACGCCTACCAGCTTGCCGGCCCTGTACAGGGGGATGTCCCTTTAGGCGGTCTATCCGTGCTGACCTTTTCACTGGAACTGCGGGTTAAACTCACCGATTCCATCGGACTGGTCCCCTTCCTGGACGGCGGCACGGCCTTCTTGGACAGGATCCCCGATTTTGACAGTCAGGACATCCTGTATGGGGCAGGCCTCGGTCTCAGATATTATACGGCTATCGGTCCGATCCGACTGGATGTGGCCGTGCCCCTCAACAAACGCAAAGGCGTCGACGACAGCTTCCAATTTTACGTAAGTATCGGGCAGTCGTTTTAA
- a CDS encoding aldo/keto reductase → MAIPKRKLGKTGVEVTLLGLGGEGVLRTYGHEKESYTVIHRALDLGINYFESARAYSGSESYYGLALGGRRRDIFLTSKSHARDKAGALRHLQETLKNMKTDHLDLWQVHDVRTEADMAGIFGPGGAIEAFAAAKETGLTRFVGVTGHHDPIILRRCIEMYDFDTVLLPVNPAEPASSSFMDIVMPVAQEKGMGIIGMKVYFRGMAAKVPEFLSMEPFFRYALSWPVSTVVIGCDTPQQMEENVNFARTFQPMPPEEMTDLVDRIAPYAKQLMYYKP, encoded by the coding sequence ATGGCTATTCCGAAGAGAAAACTCGGTAAGACAGGGGTTGAAGTCACCCTCCTGGGCCTCGGCGGAGAAGGGGTGCTCAGGACCTATGGGCATGAAAAGGAGTCCTATACGGTCATTCATCGGGCCCTCGATCTGGGGATCAATTACTTTGAATCAGCGCGCGCGTACTCCGGAAGCGAGTCTTACTACGGTCTGGCCCTCGGAGGGAGAAGAAGGGATATATTCCTCACCAGCAAGTCCCATGCGAGAGATAAGGCAGGGGCACTGCGTCATCTGCAGGAAACCCTGAAAAATATGAAAACGGATCATCTCGACCTGTGGCAGGTTCATGATGTAAGGACTGAAGCGGATATGGCCGGGATCTTCGGCCCGGGCGGCGCCATCGAGGCCTTCGCAGCCGCAAAAGAGACCGGTTTGACACGATTCGTGGGGGTGACCGGTCACCACGATCCAATCATTTTGCGGCGCTGTATAGAGATGTATGACTTTGATACGGTCTTGCTTCCGGTAAATCCGGCGGAACCCGCTTCTTCCAGTTTTATGGATATCGTGATGCCCGTCGCCCAGGAGAAGGGAATGGGCATTATCGGGATGAAGGTCTATTTCAGAGGGATGGCCGCAAAGGTTCCGGAATTCCTGAGCATGGAACCCTTTTTCCGTTACGCCCTCTCATGGCCTGTCAGCACTGTGGTCATTGGTTGCGATACCCCCCAACAGATGGAAGAAAATGTGAATTTCGCAAGAACGTTTCAGCCGATGCCTCCGGAAGAGATGACGGACCTGGTGGACCGCATCGCACCTTACGCAAAACAACTGATGTACTACAAACCTTGA
- a CDS encoding PAS domain S-box protein, giving the protein MKYKISELIDVEKSQRLLDCFCDAMGIAAAIIDLQGDVVIRSRWQKICTDFHRVNQETFKKCVESDTRLANELQQGKNFSIYQCRNGLTDAASPIIIEGEHVANAFAGQFFLNPPDREFFLRQAAQYGFDENEYLEAVFQVPVVNERYLPAVLNFLATFAEMVASVGMERFRHMEATEALRESETRLRTIIEHSNELFYIHDTEYTLTYVSRTAMDILGYDAEELKQKWIQLIKDNPLNKQMSAFVRKAITTGERQPPYLLRMKKKDGTPILLEIDESPVKDAAGRVVAISGAARDVTGQKEIEQRLLKSEKGFRDLFDSISDLIYTQDLNGRFISVNKALSTLFGYERNEVVGRLTTDFMKPEMMPFFESQYLEEIKTKGYQEGITSYFTKHGEELYVEYRSSLVKPEDGEPYISGSGRDVTERISARREIKRLQNQILHSQKMEALGLMAGGVAHDLNNILSGIVSYPELLLMDLPQESPFRKPIETIKESGMRAADVVADLLTIARGVATGKEVLNLNAVIKTYLNSLEFERLEKTHTFIDFKVDLALALLNIRGSSVHIEKSLMNLVINACEAIRGRGTVAISTANRYLDEPFKGYEDVRRGEYVVLTVSDNGSGISSEDLHRIFEPFYTKKVMGRSGTGLGLAVVWNTLQDHNGYINITSNDRGSTFELYFPVAREDLGPQAKQTVLDDYLGHGEKVLVIDDEERQREIACGMLNKLGYVADAVPGGDDAIEYLKQYPVDMILLDMVMPRGMGGRETYEKIITIRPGQKAIIASGYARTEEVEAAQKLGAGRYIKKPYTLEKIGIAIKEELRKQTG; this is encoded by the coding sequence ATGAAATATAAAATCTCCGAACTCATCGACGTAGAGAAAAGCCAAAGGCTTCTCGACTGTTTTTGTGATGCGATGGGGATAGCGGCCGCGATTATCGATCTACAGGGCGACGTGGTTATCAGATCACGATGGCAAAAAATATGTACGGATTTTCACCGTGTAAACCAGGAGACCTTCAAGAAATGCGTTGAGAGCGACACACGGCTTGCCAATGAATTGCAGCAGGGAAAGAATTTCTCTATCTATCAATGCCGGAATGGGCTCACGGACGCTGCATCTCCGATCATCATTGAAGGAGAGCATGTGGCGAATGCCTTTGCCGGTCAGTTCTTTTTGAACCCCCCTGACCGGGAGTTTTTTCTCCGGCAGGCCGCTCAATACGGGTTTGATGAAAATGAATATCTGGAGGCGGTGTTCCAGGTCCCTGTTGTAAACGAGAGGTATCTCCCTGCCGTTCTGAACTTCCTTGCGACATTTGCTGAGATGGTAGCCTCTGTTGGCATGGAGCGGTTCAGGCACATGGAGGCGACAGAGGCGCTGAGAGAAAGCGAAACGAGGCTTCGGACCATCATCGAACACAGCAATGAACTTTTCTATATCCATGATACAGAATATACCCTCACGTATGTGAGCCGGACCGCAATGGATATCCTCGGGTATGACGCGGAAGAACTGAAGCAGAAATGGATACAATTGATCAAAGACAACCCCCTTAACAAGCAGATGAGTGCGTTTGTCCGAAAGGCGATCACAACAGGTGAAAGGCAGCCCCCGTATCTCTTGAGAATGAAGAAGAAGGACGGCACACCCATATTGCTCGAGATTGATGAATCCCCGGTGAAAGACGCAGCCGGAAGGGTTGTCGCAATCTCAGGCGCCGCCCGGGATGTGACCGGACAAAAAGAGATCGAACAGAGATTGCTGAAATCGGAAAAGGGGTTTCGCGACCTGTTCGATTCCATCTCCGACCTCATCTATACCCAGGACCTGAATGGCCGGTTCATCTCTGTCAACAAGGCCTTGAGCACGTTGTTTGGTTATGAACGAAATGAGGTGGTCGGAAGGCTTACAACGGATTTTATGAAGCCGGAGATGATGCCTTTTTTTGAAAGCCAATATCTGGAAGAGATCAAGACAAAGGGGTACCAGGAGGGAATCACCAGCTATTTTACGAAACACGGGGAAGAACTCTATGTCGAGTACCGGAGTTCCCTGGTCAAACCTGAAGACGGGGAGCCTTATATCAGCGGATCCGGGCGGGATGTGACAGAGAGGATATCGGCCAGGAGGGAAATCAAACGGCTTCAGAACCAGATACTTCACTCACAAAAGATGGAAGCCCTCGGTCTTATGGCAGGCGGCGTCGCCCACGACCTGAACAACATCCTGTCAGGTATCGTGAGCTATCCCGAGCTGCTCCTCATGGATCTGCCCCAGGAAAGTCCGTTCAGGAAACCGATAGAGACCATCAAAGAATCCGGCATGAGGGCCGCGGATGTGGTGGCGGACCTCCTGACCATCGCCAGGGGAGTGGCTACCGGGAAAGAGGTTCTCAATCTCAATGCGGTTATCAAGACCTATCTGAATTCCCTTGAATTCGAGAGGCTGGAGAAAACACACACATTTATCGATTTCAAGGTCGATCTGGCCCTGGCCCTCTTGAATATAAGGGGCTCTTCCGTACATATCGAGAAGAGCCTGATGAACCTCGTCATCAATGCCTGCGAGGCTATCCGCGGGAGAGGAACGGTCGCCATATCCACCGCAAACCGGTATCTGGATGAGCCCTTCAAGGGATATGAAGACGTGCGCAGGGGCGAATATGTGGTCCTCACCGTATCGGATAACGGTTCCGGAATATCGTCTGAGGACCTGCATCGGATTTTCGAGCCCTTTTATACCAAAAAGGTGATGGGAAGAAGCGGCACAGGCCTGGGTCTGGCCGTTGTGTGGAATACCCTGCAGGATCATAACGGATACATCAATATAACGAGCAACGACAGGGGATCAACCTTTGAACTCTACTTCCCTGTGGCCCGAGAGGATTTGGGACCTCAAGCAAAACAGACCGTTTTAGACGATTACCTCGGTCATGGAGAGAAGGTTCTGGTGATTGACGATGAAGAGAGGCAGAGGGAAATCGCCTGCGGCATGTTGAACAAATTGGGATATGTGGCCGACGCTGTTCCTGGCGGTGATGACGCGATCGAGTATCTGAAACAGTATCCCGTAGACATGATCCTTCTCGACATGGTCATGCCCAGAGGGATGGGCGGCAGGGAAACCTATGAAAAAATCATTACCATCCGGCCGGGCCAAAAAGCCATTATAGCGAGCGGGTATGCCAGGACCGAAGAAGTTGAGGCCGCCCAGAAACTGGGGGCGGGCCGGTATATAAAAAAACCCTATACCCTTGAAAAAATCGGAATAGCCATTAAAGAAGAATTACGGAAGCAGACAGGGTGA